A stretch of Henckelia pumila isolate YLH828 chromosome 4, ASM3356847v2, whole genome shotgun sequence DNA encodes these proteins:
- the LOC140863672 gene encoding protein RDM16 isoform X1 has product MEKENSSRRRDKHHHNHHRHRSKHRDVHDRREGSVDRDSRREKSREDSVERKKRKETDKRTSAAEENGRKRPRFDDVKDDRGNSLEPQDAETGLIANGAIGSTSTTSSIFPGAVVAQVHPPATKVSSMTNENKGVNISRSHEVPGKSSTDGTASDAGKSAGLSLDALAKAKRALQMQKDLAERMKKIPSLNRDAREGGEGSSQMGEKEIVKVSPSTKGKLSSTFPLATPPATDLVGVSPSSSSVPVAPPPLIPTSGGLPHILGLTTQKYEAVKRAQELAAKMGFRQDPEFAPLINMFPGQIPPEVTIQPKPSRAPVLRLDALGREIDEHGNVVNISKVNSLSTLKVNINKQKKDAFQILKPELDIDPDINPHFDSMMGIDKNKLLRPKRMTFQFVEEGKWSKDAEIIKLKSQFGEAKAKELKSKQVQLAKAKSEPDINPNLIEVGERVITREKPKEQIPEVEWWDMPFLQSGAYGDVLEGDIDEDKMKMEKITIYVEHPRPIEPPAEAPPPPPQPLKLTKKEQKKLRTQRRLGREKDRQEMIRLGVLEPPKPKVKMSNLMKVLGSEATQDPTKLEMEIRSAAAEREQAHIDRNVARKLTPKERREKKERKLFDDSNSLDTIVSIYKINDLSHPQARFKVDINAQENRLTGCAVISEGISVVVVEGGAKPIKRYGKLMLKRIDWTASVKKEDEDENDDEDKPLNKCLLVWQGSVAKPSFNRFFVQECRTETAARKFFSDHGVAHFWDLAVNFTEESI; this is encoded by the exons ATGGAGAAGGAAAATTCGAGTCGCAGACGAGACAAACACCACCACAACCACCACCGCCACCGTTCCAAGCACCGGGATGTTCACGACCGTCGAGAGGGAAGCGTTGATCGAGATTCCCGCCGCGAGAAATCGAGAGAGGACTCGGTCGAGAGAAAGAAGAGGAAAGAGACTGACAAGAGAACTAGTGCTGCCGAAGAAAATGGAAGGAAGAGGCCTAGGTTTGATGATGTTAAGGATGATCGTGGAAATTCCTTGGAACCGCAGGATGCTGAAACCGGTCTGATTGCTAAC GGTGCGATTGGATCAACTTCTACAACATCTAGCATTTTTCCTGGAGCTGTTGTGGCTCAAGTTCATCCTCCTGCTACAAAGGTATCTTCTATGACAAATGAAAATAAGGGAGTTAATATTAGCAGATCTCATGAGGTTCCTGGGAAATCCAGTACAGATGGGACAGCTTCGGATGCTGGAAAGAGTGCAGGATTATCTCTTGATGCTTTAGCAAAAGCTAAGAGAGCTTTACAAATGCAGAAGGACCTCGCTGAAAGGATGAAGAAGATACCATCA TTGAACAGAGATGCTCGTGAAGGAGGAGAGGGTAGTTCACAGATGGGCGAAAAAGAGATTGTTAAAGTTTCTCCATCCACTAAAGGTAAATTGTCCTCGACATTTCCTCTTGCAACCCCCCCGGCTACAGATCTTGTTGGAGTCTCGCCAAGCTCATCAAGCGTGCCTGTTGCTCCACCTCCTTTAATTCCAACCAGCGGTGGTTTGCCTCATATCCTTGGGCTCACTACGCAAAAATATGAAGCTGTAAAACGTGCTCAGGAGCTAGCTGCCAAAATGGGGTTTCGACAAGACCCAGAGTTTGCTCCCCTCATTAATATGTTTCCTGGGCAGATACCCCCAGAGGTTACTATTCAGCCAAAGCCCTCTAGAGCACCTGTTCTTCGTTTGGATGCACTGGGTAGGGAAATTGATGAGCATGGCAATGTGGTGAATATTTCAAAAGTGAATAGCTTGAGCACCCTCAAG GTAAACATCAACAAGCAAAAAAAGGATGCCTTCCAAATTCTGAAACCTGAACTTGATATCGATCCAGATATAAATCCTCATTTTGATTCGATGATGGGGATTGACAAAAATAAGTTACTGAGGCCCAAAAGGATGACTTTCCAGTTTGTTGAGGAAGGAAAGTGGTCAAAAGACGCAGAAATCATTAAACTAAAG TCTCAATTTGGAGAAGCAAAAGCCAAGGAGCTCAAGTCAAAACAAGTGCAGCTTGCAAAGGCAAAATCTGAGCCAGATATTAATCCAAATCTCATAGAAGTGGGTGAGAGAGTTATTACTAGAGAAAAACCCAAGGAGCAAATTCCCGAAGTGGAATGGTG GGACATGCCTTTTCTACAATCTGGTGCTTATGGTGATGTGCTCGAGGGTGACATAGATGAAGATAAAATGAAAATGGAAAAGATAACAATATATGTTGAACACCCACGACCTATCGAGCCTCCTGCTGAAGCACCTCCTCCTCCACCTCAACCTTTGAAGTTAACCAAGAAGGAGCAGAAGAAACTCCGCACACAGCGTCGATTGGGTCGGGAGAAAGATAGGCAAGAAATGATTAGACTGGGTGTACTGGAGCCACCAAAACCTAAAGTCAAAATGAGCAACCTCATGAAAGTGCTTGGATCGGAAGCAACCCAAGATCCTACAAAGCTTGAAATGGAAATACGAAGTGCAGCAGCTGAGCGTGAGCAAGCTCACATTGATAGGAATGTTGCTCGAAAGCTCACTCCAAAAGAACGCCGTGAAAAGAAAGAGAGAAAGCTTTTTGATGATTCGAATTCACTTGATACAATTGTCTCTATTTACAAGATCAATGACCTTTCTCACCCCCAGGCTCGTTTTAAGGTTGATATTAATGCCCAAGAAAACAGGCTTACAGGATGTGCCGTAATTTCAGAAGGTATAAGCGTCGTCGTTGTTGAAGGTGGTGCCAAACCAATCAAGAGATATGGAAAGCTTATGCTTAAGAGAATCGACTGGACTGCCTCTGTTAAGAAAGAAGACGAGGACGAGAATGATGATGAGGATAAGCCCCTTAACAAATGCCTGCTTGTGTGGCAGGGAAGTGTTGCCAAACCAAGCTTTAACAGATTTTTCGTTCAAGAATGCAGAACTGAAACAGCCGCGCGCAAATTCTTTTCAGATCATGGCGTCGCTCATTTTTGGGATCTTGCTGTTAACTTCACCGAAGAATCAATATAA
- the LOC140862859 gene encoding secreted RxLR effector protein 161-like: MKDFGLCDIILGIKVSKTSAGIMLSQTHYVEKVLERFNATNRHPARTPMELGTHLAKNRGEPISQVKYARVIGSLMYLTNCTRPDLAYTVNKLSRFTSNPSEDHWKALMRVLGYLKYTSSYGIKYTKYHAVLEGYCDANWISDTKYSKSTSGYVFTIGGGAVSWRSSKQTCIARSTMESEFIALDKAGEEAEWLRKFLEDIPC, from the coding sequence ATGAAGGATTTTGGATTGTGTGATATTATTCTAGGGATTAAAGTTTCTAAAACATCTGCTGGAATTATGTTATCACAAACTCATTATGTAGAAAAGGTTCTTGAACGATTTAATGCCACAAATCGTCATCCGGCTAGAACACCTATGGAATTGGGTacacatttagccaaaaatagaggAGAACCTATTTCACAAGTGAAATATGCAAGGGTGATAGGAAGTTTAATGTACTTAACTAACTGTACCCGTCCCGATCTTGCATATACTGTAAACAAACTTAGTCGgttcacaagtaatccaagtgaggatcattggaaagcatTAATGAGAGTccttggatatttgaaatacacttcGAGTTATGGAATAAAGTATACAAAATATCATGCGGTCctagaaggatattgtgatgcaaattggatttctgacacGAAATACTCCAAGTCTActagtggatatgtgttcacaattGGTGGAGGAGCGGTGTCATGGAGATCCTCTAAACAAACTTGTATAGCTCGGTCGACTATGGAATCCGAGTTCATTGCTTTAGATAAagctggagaagaagccgagtggcTTCGAAAATTTCTCGAAGATATTCCATGTTGA
- the LOC140863672 gene encoding protein RDM16 isoform X2 → MQKDLAERMKKIPSLNRDAREGGEGSSQMGEKEIVKVSPSTKGKLSSTFPLATPPATDLVGVSPSSSSVPVAPPPLIPTSGGLPHILGLTTQKYEAVKRAQELAAKMGFRQDPEFAPLINMFPGQIPPEVTIQPKPSRAPVLRLDALGREIDEHGNVVNISKVNSLSTLKVNINKQKKDAFQILKPELDIDPDINPHFDSMMGIDKNKLLRPKRMTFQFVEEGKWSKDAEIIKLKSQFGEAKAKELKSKQVQLAKAKSEPDINPNLIEVGERVITREKPKEQIPEVEWWDMPFLQSGAYGDVLEGDIDEDKMKMEKITIYVEHPRPIEPPAEAPPPPPQPLKLTKKEQKKLRTQRRLGREKDRQEMIRLGVLEPPKPKVKMSNLMKVLGSEATQDPTKLEMEIRSAAAEREQAHIDRNVARKLTPKERREKKERKLFDDSNSLDTIVSIYKINDLSHPQARFKVDINAQENRLTGCAVISEGISVVVVEGGAKPIKRYGKLMLKRIDWTASVKKEDEDENDDEDKPLNKCLLVWQGSVAKPSFNRFFVQECRTETAARKFFSDHGVAHFWDLAVNFTEESI, encoded by the exons ATGCAGAAGGACCTCGCTGAAAGGATGAAGAAGATACCATCA TTGAACAGAGATGCTCGTGAAGGAGGAGAGGGTAGTTCACAGATGGGCGAAAAAGAGATTGTTAAAGTTTCTCCATCCACTAAAGGTAAATTGTCCTCGACATTTCCTCTTGCAACCCCCCCGGCTACAGATCTTGTTGGAGTCTCGCCAAGCTCATCAAGCGTGCCTGTTGCTCCACCTCCTTTAATTCCAACCAGCGGTGGTTTGCCTCATATCCTTGGGCTCACTACGCAAAAATATGAAGCTGTAAAACGTGCTCAGGAGCTAGCTGCCAAAATGGGGTTTCGACAAGACCCAGAGTTTGCTCCCCTCATTAATATGTTTCCTGGGCAGATACCCCCAGAGGTTACTATTCAGCCAAAGCCCTCTAGAGCACCTGTTCTTCGTTTGGATGCACTGGGTAGGGAAATTGATGAGCATGGCAATGTGGTGAATATTTCAAAAGTGAATAGCTTGAGCACCCTCAAG GTAAACATCAACAAGCAAAAAAAGGATGCCTTCCAAATTCTGAAACCTGAACTTGATATCGATCCAGATATAAATCCTCATTTTGATTCGATGATGGGGATTGACAAAAATAAGTTACTGAGGCCCAAAAGGATGACTTTCCAGTTTGTTGAGGAAGGAAAGTGGTCAAAAGACGCAGAAATCATTAAACTAAAG TCTCAATTTGGAGAAGCAAAAGCCAAGGAGCTCAAGTCAAAACAAGTGCAGCTTGCAAAGGCAAAATCTGAGCCAGATATTAATCCAAATCTCATAGAAGTGGGTGAGAGAGTTATTACTAGAGAAAAACCCAAGGAGCAAATTCCCGAAGTGGAATGGTG GGACATGCCTTTTCTACAATCTGGTGCTTATGGTGATGTGCTCGAGGGTGACATAGATGAAGATAAAATGAAAATGGAAAAGATAACAATATATGTTGAACACCCACGACCTATCGAGCCTCCTGCTGAAGCACCTCCTCCTCCACCTCAACCTTTGAAGTTAACCAAGAAGGAGCAGAAGAAACTCCGCACACAGCGTCGATTGGGTCGGGAGAAAGATAGGCAAGAAATGATTAGACTGGGTGTACTGGAGCCACCAAAACCTAAAGTCAAAATGAGCAACCTCATGAAAGTGCTTGGATCGGAAGCAACCCAAGATCCTACAAAGCTTGAAATGGAAATACGAAGTGCAGCAGCTGAGCGTGAGCAAGCTCACATTGATAGGAATGTTGCTCGAAAGCTCACTCCAAAAGAACGCCGTGAAAAGAAAGAGAGAAAGCTTTTTGATGATTCGAATTCACTTGATACAATTGTCTCTATTTACAAGATCAATGACCTTTCTCACCCCCAGGCTCGTTTTAAGGTTGATATTAATGCCCAAGAAAACAGGCTTACAGGATGTGCCGTAATTTCAGAAGGTATAAGCGTCGTCGTTGTTGAAGGTGGTGCCAAACCAATCAAGAGATATGGAAAGCTTATGCTTAAGAGAATCGACTGGACTGCCTCTGTTAAGAAAGAAGACGAGGACGAGAATGATGATGAGGATAAGCCCCTTAACAAATGCCTGCTTGTGTGGCAGGGAAGTGTTGCCAAACCAAGCTTTAACAGATTTTTCGTTCAAGAATGCAGAACTGAAACAGCCGCGCGCAAATTCTTTTCAGATCATGGCGTCGCTCATTTTTGGGATCTTGCTGTTAACTTCACCGAAGAATCAATATAA
- the LOC140863973 gene encoding protein MAEA homolog, whose amino-acid sequence MSSPMDTDAQLSNGNSGGDAAVGATTPSKMGKLAESLKLEHQFLRVPFEHYKKTIRANHRAVEKEVSAVISAVTVAADSDISRDDAVLQLNSIVSRLNGLKRKLEEESRTEHLQAQRCRTRLDHLESVEVDNLSEWNNIRLKRILVDYMLRMSYYDTAVKLAESSNIQDLVDIDMFHEAKKVIDALQKKDVAPALAWCADNKSRLKKSKSKFEFQLRLQEFIEFVRAEHNMPAISYARKYLAPWGATHMKELQRVMATLAFRSNTECATYKVLFEAKQWDYLVDQFKQEFCRLYGMTLEPLLNIYLQAGLSALKTPFCYEDDCTKEDPLSQEGFRKLAQSLPYSKQHHSKLVCYISKALMDTENPPLVLPNGYVYSTKALEEMAKQNNGKITCPRTGLVCNYTDVVKAYVS is encoded by the exons atgtcTTCTCCGATGGACACCGATGCGCAACTCAGTAACGGCAACTCCGGCGGCGACGCCGCTGTGGGCGCCACTACTCCGTCGAAGATGGGGAAACTGGCCGAGTCTCTGAAACTGGAACATCAGTTCCTCCGTGTTCCTTTCGAGCACTACAAGAAAACGATCCGAGCCAACCACCGCGCCGTCGAGAAGGAGGTATCAGCCGTGATTTCCGCCGTCACGGTGGCCGCAGATTCAGATATCTCGCGAGACGACGCTGTTCTCCAACTCAATTCTATTGTCTCCCGATTGAACGGCCTTAAAAGAaag TTGGAAGAGGAAAGTCGAACCGAGCACTTGCAAGCTCAGAGATGCCGAACTAGACTGGATCATTTAGAATCTGTAGAGGTGGACAATTTGTCAGAATGGAACAACATCCGCCTGAAGCGGATACTTGTTGACTACATGTTGCGAATGTCATACTATGACACAGCTGTGAAGCTAGCAGAGAGCAGCAATATTCAG GATCTCGTTGATATAGATATGTTTCATGAAGCAAAAAAAGTCATTGATGCTCTTCAAAAGAAAGATGTGGCCCCTGCTCTAGCCTGGTGTGCTGATAACAAGTCCAGACTGAAGAAGTCAAAG AGCAAATTTGAGTTTCAACTGAGACTGCAAGAATTCATTGAGTTTGTGAGAGCTGAACACAATATGCCGGCTATATCATATGCACGGAAGTATCTGGCTCCTTGGGGAGCTACCCATATGAAAGAATTGCAGCGAGTCATGGCAACACTTGCTTTTAGAAGTAATACTGAATGTGCTACGTACAAG GTTTTATTTGAAgcaaagcaatgggactaccTGGTTGACCAATTTAAGCAAGAGTTCTGCAGATTATATGGCATGACACTTGAGCCATTGTTGAATATATATCTGCAAGCGGGCTTATCTGCACTGAAAACACC ATTTTGCTATGAAGATGATTGTACAAAAGAGGATCCTCTGTCACAGGAGGGCTTTCGCAAATTAGCACAGTCTCTGCCATATTCAAAACAGCATCACTCAAAACTTGTTTGCTACATAAGTAAAGCACTAATGGATACTGAAAATCCTCCTCTTGTCCTGCCAAATGGCTATGTTTACAGCACAAAG GCTCTTGAAGAGATGGCGAAGCAAAATAATGGTAAAATCACATGTCCAAGGACAGGTTTGGTTTGCAACTATACAGATGTGGTGAAAGCATATGTATCGTAG